Below is a window of Acidimicrobiia bacterium DNA.
AGTTCGTCCCAGGTGGACTCACTGACGGTCCAGCCTGAGAGCAGCTCATCCGTCGCACGCATGAGTGCGGCGTCGCCGGCCGACCAGCCGGGAGCGTCGGGTCCCTCGGTCGTTCGGGCGATCGCTTCGTCGTCGACCCCCTCTCGACGCGCGATCACCTCGTGCTGTTCGCGTTCGAACGCACACCCGCAGATCACCGCGGTGCGGAGAACGAGGAGCTCGCGGGTGCGCGGTGTCAGCGTGGACTCGAACAGCAGGTGACGATTGAAGGCCAGGTACGACCGCGCAAGGTCAGGATGACGCGCCAAGGTGTCGAGCGGCACCGGCACCTCGGTCGCGTCCCGCCGCAGCCACCCCTTCAGCGCGACGCGCACCTCGTCCGGCAACGTTCCGCGTGGCAATGGCGGGATTCGCGGTTCAGCGTCGGGCATGGACTTGACATCGTATATTTTCCCGGTCATGCGGACACTCACTGACGTACTCCGGAGCCGGTCGACCA
It encodes the following:
- a CDS encoding carboxymuconolactone decarboxylase family protein, producing MPDAEPRIPPLPRGTLPDEVRVALKGWLRRDATEVPVPLDTLARHPDLARSYLAFNRHLLFESTLTPRTRELLVLRTAVICGCAFEREQHEVIARREGVDDEAIARTTEGPDAPGWSAGDAALMRATDELLSGWTVSESTWDELADALDERQLMDLVFTVGAYALLAMAFNSFGLQSDPAETSPAARASE